One genomic region from Nostoc sphaeroides encodes:
- a CDS encoding calcium-binding protein codes for MALIKGSLGNDNLTGTPEADSIFGDLGDDILDGLGGDDKFIFNNVIDVLVFDDFSDLYIYSTDGFDIIKNFFSGEVISIDPVNHNRKHVDINVVISAAPAVVFPSEKTESIYGTTGSDTIQGTSADEIIYGLEGNDVLYGNDGYDMLYGGSGNDSLYGGANFGDELYGGLGNDYLNGGGANVLYGEEGDDIFDGIDGIDGIDGIDGIDGVKVDIIEYLNQGTDTVQASSSYNLGDNLENLVLTGSSDIDGIGNALDNRIEGNAGHNFLIGGDGNDYLLGYGDYDILVGEAGKDTLVGGAGNDFLNGGSGNDFLNGGAGNNTLTGDAGADTFVFNFRSEGIDIIKDFRYLQSDKIQISTIGFGATSTKEFSYNRNTGALSFQGTQFATLENKPNFIPRLDIELVSEDLSSSISYIL; via the coding sequence ATGGCACTTATTAAGGGTAGCCTTGGTAATGACAATCTGACTGGGACTCCAGAAGCTGATTCCATTTTCGGCGATTTAGGTGATGACATCCTTGATGGTCTTGGTGGTGATGATAAGTTTATCTTCAACAATGTAATTGATGTCCTCGTTTTTGATGACTTTTCAGATTTGTATATATATAGTACTGATGGTTTTGACATCATTAAAAACTTTTTTTCGGGTGAGGTTATCAGTATTGACCCTGTGAATCACAACCGTAAGCATGTAGATATAAATGTAGTAATTTCAGCTGCCCCAGCCGTGGTATTTCCTTCAGAAAAAACCGAATCCATCTACGGCACCACAGGTTCTGACACAATTCAAGGAACCTCGGCAGACGAGATTATTTATGGTTTGGAAGGCAACGATGTACTGTATGGCAACGATGGTTACGATATGTTGTATGGTGGTTCGGGTAATGACAGCCTTTACGGTGGTGCAAATTTTGGTGACGAACTGTACGGTGGTTTGGGCAATGATTATTTGAATGGGGGAGGTGCCAATGTACTTTATGGCGAGGAAGGCGATGACATTTTTGATGGCATTGATGGCATTGATGGCATTGATGGCATTGATGGCATTGATGGCGTAAAAGTTGATATTATAGAATACTTGAATCAAGGAACCGATACGGTTCAGGCTTCGTCCAGCTACAACTTGGGTGACAACCTAGAGAACTTGGTTCTCACAGGTAGCAGCGATATTGATGGCATAGGCAACGCCCTGGACAATCGAATTGAGGGGAATGCCGGTCACAACTTTTTGATTGGCGGCGATGGCAATGACTACTTGCTTGGCTATGGGGACTACGACATTTTGGTTGGTGAGGCTGGTAAGGACACACTCGTTGGTGGTGCTGGTAACGACTTCTTAAATGGGGGTTCTGGTAACGACTTCTTAAATGGCGGTGCTGGGAACAACACACTCACAGGCGATGCTGGTGCTGATACATTTGTCTTCAACTTCAGGTCTGAAGGCATTGACATCATCAAGGACTTCAGATACTTGCAGAGCGACAAAATTCAGATTTCTACAATTGGGTTTGGCGCTACTTCCACTAAGGAGTTCAGTTACAACCGCAACACTGGTGCCTTGTCTTTCCAGGGAACCCAATTCGCCACTCTTGAGAACAAGCCTAATTTCATACCCCGTCTCGATATTGAGCTTGTCTCTGAGGATCTAAGCTCTTCAATTAGCTATATCCTTTAA